A genomic region of Microbacterium schleiferi contains the following coding sequences:
- a CDS encoding DUF2637 domain-containing protein, whose translation MVTAVAGTVLIAAGAFWLSFTALADLARRSGVDAGQAWAWPVIVDGLIVVATVAVVALAGQKAAWYPWTLLAGGALISVTANALHAIVAADADVPGVLAACVAAVPPLVLLASTHLTVVLVRSRPAEEVESVNPEAIVDVVPALTIESLPEPDVRERPVEDHSGRRQVAARLREEGWSNKAIARELDVAPSTVGRWFPKQETALDGAPDRQETERELIA comes from the coding sequence GTGGTCACCGCCGTCGCGGGGACGGTGCTGATCGCGGCCGGCGCGTTCTGGCTGTCCTTCACCGCCCTCGCGGACCTGGCCCGCCGCTCCGGGGTCGATGCGGGGCAGGCGTGGGCGTGGCCGGTGATCGTGGACGGACTGATCGTGGTAGCCACGGTCGCCGTCGTCGCCCTCGCCGGGCAGAAGGCCGCCTGGTATCCGTGGACGCTGCTGGCCGGGGGTGCGCTCATCTCGGTCACCGCGAACGCGCTGCACGCCATCGTCGCCGCCGACGCGGACGTGCCCGGCGTGCTCGCCGCGTGCGTGGCCGCGGTGCCGCCGCTCGTTCTGCTGGCCTCGACGCACCTGACCGTGGTGCTCGTCCGCTCCCGCCCCGCCGAGGAAGTCGAGTCTGTCAACCCGGAGGCCATCGTCGACGTCGTACCGGCGCTGACCATTGAGAGCCTGCCCGAGCCGGATGTCAGGGAACGGCCCGTGGAGGACCATTCTGGCCGGCGGCAGGTCGCGGCTCGGCTGCGGGAGGAGGGGTGGTCGAACAAGGCGATCGCCCGAGAGCTCGACGTCGCACCGTCCACGGTGGGCCGGTGGTTCCCGAAGCAGGAGACGGCCCTGGATGGTGCACCTGATCGGCAGGAGACCGAGAGGGAGCTGATCGCATGA
- a CDS encoding conjugal transfer protein TrbL, whose amino-acid sequence MSVCDVPVISSVCDAVGEGTASLVAAPFDWLGQAMAGAAAWLFEAVWQVFDTTTLVDVTSPEYIGVYNVLFGVAVFVMLIFFCLQLITGLIHRDPTAMSRAALGLAKSVLGSFLVITLTALLLEVTDQLAVGIVQATGNSMETMGTQIALLATGLAGINIAAPGVGAILTIFLAGLAISAAAIVWFSLLIRKALLLVAIVFGPIALAGATWDATKGWFAKWAAFVIALIFSKLVLVVIFLVAIAQVASPIEADLASISDPIAGVVLMFVASFAPYITYKFLSFVGFDMYHAMSSEQEAKSALNRPVPIPAAPSADTAKKVLDGGGAPAGGGSGGPGAAGSAAGGPSGGAGSSAATAGGGAAASSAGAGTAGGAGAGAAAGGAGAGAAAGPVGLAVVAGAAVVKGAATAGPKLGGAVGGAAESHAGQAAEQASPPPVPPARPAPSQAPAQPAPRRADPPSAPSSTPSGKE is encoded by the coding sequence ATGAGCGTCTGCGACGTCCCGGTCATCTCCTCCGTCTGCGACGCCGTCGGCGAAGGAACCGCCTCCCTGGTCGCGGCCCCGTTCGACTGGCTCGGCCAGGCGATGGCCGGCGCCGCCGCATGGCTGTTCGAGGCCGTCTGGCAGGTGTTCGACACCACGACCCTCGTGGACGTCACCAGCCCGGAGTACATCGGCGTCTACAACGTCCTGTTCGGCGTTGCGGTCTTCGTGATGCTGATCTTCTTCTGCTTGCAGCTCATCACCGGCCTCATCCACCGCGACCCCACCGCAATGTCGCGCGCGGCGCTCGGGCTGGCGAAGAGCGTGCTCGGGTCGTTCCTGGTCATCACCCTCACGGCGCTGCTGCTGGAAGTCACCGACCAGCTCGCGGTCGGGATCGTGCAGGCCACCGGCAACTCGATGGAGACGATGGGCACCCAGATCGCGCTCCTCGCCACCGGCTTGGCGGGCATCAACATCGCCGCGCCCGGCGTCGGCGCGATCCTCACGATCTTCCTCGCGGGCCTTGCGATCAGCGCGGCGGCGATCGTGTGGTTCAGCCTCCTCATCCGCAAGGCGCTGCTGCTGGTCGCCATCGTCTTCGGCCCCATCGCCCTGGCCGGGGCGACGTGGGATGCGACCAAGGGATGGTTCGCCAAGTGGGCGGCGTTCGTCATCGCCCTGATCTTCTCCAAGCTCGTCCTGGTCGTGATCTTCCTCGTCGCCATCGCCCAGGTCGCCTCGCCCATCGAAGCCGACCTCGCCTCGATCAGCGACCCCATCGCCGGCGTGGTCTTGATGTTCGTGGCGAGCTTTGCGCCCTACATCACCTACAAGTTCCTGTCGTTCGTCGGCTTCGACATGTACCACGCGATGAGCTCCGAGCAGGAGGCGAAGTCCGCCCTCAACCGGCCCGTCCCGATCCCCGCCGCACCCTCCGCCGACACCGCGAAGAAGGTGCTCGACGGCGGCGGCGCACCCGCCGGGGGCGGATCGGGCGGCCCCGGTGCCGCCGGGTCGGCTGCCGGCGGACCATCCGGCGGCGCGGGCTCGAGCGCGGCCACCGCCGGGGGCGGAGCCGCCGCATCCTCAGCCGGTGCGGGCACAGCCGGGGGCGCGGGGGCCGGTGCCGCGGCTGGTGGCGCCGGTGCCGGCGCGGCGGCAGGGCCGGTCGGGTTGGCCGTGGTCGCCGGGGCCGCGGTCGTCAAAGGTGCCGCGACCGCCGGGCCGAAGCTCGGCGGCGCGGTCGGCGGGGCCGCCGAGAGCCACGCGGGACAGGCGGCCGAGCAGGCATCCCCGCCCCCTGTCCCGCCCGCACGTCCCGCGCCGTCGCAGGCTCCGGCCCAGCCGGCGCCGCGCCGGGCGGACCCGCCGTCGGCCCCGTCGTCCACGCCGTCCGGGAAGGAGTGA
- a CDS encoding bifunctional DNA primase/polymerase yields the protein MNPWRLFAAVAPLPLPLAAARFVGAGVPIFPCVPDGKRPLVEHGFHEATTDPRQVQAWWKRWPTANIGMPTGPASGWDVVDVDAKGSDAGFASFDRARRAGLVTGWAALVHSASGGMHAYYPADPDRPQPSWQAAKAQVDFRGAGGYIIVPSSIIRSGGEVVGHYGLLHSAKPEVRPVDAAALRNFLDPRPAPSFRRTGAESRGQDAERLAGWVAALGEGERNRGLFWAACRLAEAGASPASALDALGPAAEHAGLPPREVFVTIRSAYRAVGAAPPRPQSAAPGQAEPPRRAAGVGSQVLS from the coding sequence ATGAACCCCTGGCGCTTGTTCGCCGCCGTCGCGCCGCTGCCGCTGCCGCTGGCGGCAGCGCGGTTCGTCGGCGCCGGGGTGCCGATCTTCCCGTGCGTGCCGGACGGCAAGCGGCCGCTGGTGGAGCACGGCTTCCATGAGGCGACGACCGATCCCCGGCAGGTGCAGGCATGGTGGAAGCGGTGGCCGACCGCGAACATCGGGATGCCGACCGGGCCGGCGTCGGGCTGGGATGTGGTCGACGTCGACGCCAAGGGCTCGGATGCCGGGTTCGCCTCGTTCGACCGTGCCCGCCGCGCCGGGCTGGTGACCGGATGGGCGGCGCTCGTGCACAGCGCCTCTGGCGGGATGCACGCCTACTACCCGGCCGACCCCGACCGCCCGCAGCCGTCGTGGCAGGCGGCGAAGGCTCAGGTGGACTTCCGTGGTGCCGGCGGCTACATCATCGTCCCGTCCTCGATCATCCGATCCGGCGGCGAGGTGGTCGGCCACTACGGGCTCCTGCACAGCGCCAAGCCGGAGGTCCGCCCGGTCGATGCGGCCGCGCTGCGGAACTTCCTCGACCCGCGCCCTGCCCCGTCGTTCCGCCGCACCGGGGCCGAGTCACGGGGGCAGGATGCGGAGCGGCTGGCCGGGTGGGTCGCCGCGCTCGGGGAGGGCGAGCGCAACCGGGGCCTGTTCTGGGCCGCGTGCCGTCTCGCGGAGGCCGGCGCGTCCCCGGCGTCGGCGCTGGATGCGCTGGGGCCGGCGGCCGAACATGCGGGTCTGCCGCCGCGGGAGGTGTTCGTGACGATCCGCTCCGCCTACCGCGCGGTCGGCGCCGCACCCCCACGCCCGCAGAGCGCCGCGCCAGGGCAGGCGGAGCCGCCTCGCCGGGCGGCGGGGGTCGGAAGCCAGGTGCTCTCGTGA
- a CDS encoding heavy metal translocating P-type ATPase produces MLLPLASGVLLLAGWVLEWAGVPVAPTVVWAVGLLAGAWTFVPGAIRRLLRGRLGVGLLMTIAAVGAVLLGHVGEAAALAFLFSIAEALEDRAMDRARGGLRALLALIPETATVSRLSGETTIPAADIQEFDILVVKPGERVATDGVVVSGRSSIDTSAITGESIPVEVGPGVAVPAGSINGTGALQIEATADGRDNSLTTIVTLVEQANARKGERARLADRIARPLVPAILILAAVIVVFGFIVGDPALWTERALVVLVAASPCALAIAVPVTVISAIGAASRFGVIIKSGHAFEQLGAVQTVALDKTGTLTRGRPEVVAVHTAPGCDRDTVLAIAAGLEQHSTHPLATAILTAAPRPATVTEVTEHSGQGISGWHGTELVRVGSPRWIDPAGLREQAAPLEEQGMTVAVVETAGQVAGIIGIRDELRPEAAEAVRDLHAAGIETVMLTGDNERTARALAAQAGIIEVRAELLPADKASAIEASRQTRRTAMIGDGINDAPALAAADVGIAMGVTGSDAAIESASVAFTGTDLRLIPKALLHARRGRRIMTGNIGLSLAIIIVLLPLALFGVLGLAGVVLVHEVAEVVVILNGIRAARRSAALLTASA; encoded by the coding sequence ATGCTGTTGCCGCTGGCCTCCGGGGTGCTGCTGCTGGCCGGATGGGTCCTGGAATGGGCGGGGGTTCCGGTCGCTCCGACGGTCGTGTGGGCGGTGGGTCTGCTCGCGGGGGCGTGGACGTTCGTGCCCGGCGCGATCCGCCGTCTGCTGCGCGGCAGGTTGGGTGTCGGGCTGCTGATGACGATCGCCGCGGTCGGGGCGGTGCTGCTCGGGCATGTGGGCGAGGCCGCCGCTCTGGCGTTCCTGTTCTCGATCGCGGAGGCGCTGGAGGACCGGGCGATGGACCGCGCCCGCGGGGGCCTCCGCGCGCTGCTGGCCCTCATCCCCGAGACCGCGACCGTCTCCCGCCTGTCCGGGGAGACAACCATCCCGGCCGCGGACATCCAGGAATTCGACATCCTCGTCGTCAAGCCCGGTGAGCGTGTCGCTACCGACGGCGTGGTCGTCTCGGGCCGTAGCAGCATCGACACGTCCGCGATCACCGGCGAGTCGATCCCCGTCGAGGTCGGCCCGGGTGTTGCGGTGCCTGCCGGGTCGATCAACGGAACCGGGGCATTGCAGATCGAGGCGACCGCGGATGGACGCGACAACTCGCTGACCACGATCGTCACGCTCGTTGAGCAGGCCAACGCTCGCAAGGGCGAGCGCGCCCGTCTGGCCGACCGGATCGCCCGCCCCCTGGTCCCGGCGATCTTGATCCTCGCCGCCGTCATCGTCGTGTTCGGGTTCATCGTCGGCGACCCGGCCCTGTGGACCGAGCGGGCGCTGGTCGTGCTGGTCGCCGCATCCCCGTGCGCGCTGGCGATCGCGGTGCCGGTCACGGTGATCTCCGCGATCGGCGCGGCCAGCCGCTTCGGCGTCATCATCAAGTCCGGCCACGCCTTCGAACAGCTCGGCGCCGTCCAAACAGTCGCACTCGACAAGACCGGCACCCTCACCCGTGGCCGCCCCGAGGTCGTCGCCGTCCACACCGCCCCCGGCTGTGACCGTGACACAGTGCTCGCCATCGCGGCAGGGCTCGAGCAGCACAGCACCCACCCCCTCGCCACCGCGATCCTCACCGCCGCTCCCCGCCCCGCGACGGTCACCGAGGTGACGGAGCACTCCGGGCAGGGCATCAGCGGCTGGCACGGCACCGAACTGGTGCGGGTCGGGTCGCCCCGATGGATCGACCCCGCGGGCCTTCGCGAGCAGGCGGCCCCGTTGGAGGAGCAGGGCATGACCGTCGCTGTGGTCGAGACCGCCGGGCAGGTCGCGGGCATCATCGGTATCCGCGACGAGCTGCGTCCCGAGGCCGCCGAAGCTGTCCGCGATCTGCACGCCGCGGGCATTGAGACGGTCATGCTCACCGGCGATAACGAGCGCACCGCCCGCGCTCTCGCCGCCCAGGCCGGCATCATCGAGGTCCGGGCCGAGCTGTTGCCTGCCGACAAGGCGTCCGCGATCGAAGCCTCCCGCCAGACCCGCCGCACTGCAATGATCGGCGACGGCATCAACGACGCGCCCGCTCTCGCCGCCGCCGACGTCGGGATCGCGATGGGCGTCACCGGCTCCGACGCCGCGATCGAGTCCGCCTCCGTCGCCTTCACCGGCACCGACCTGCGCCTCATCCCGAAAGCCCTGCTCCACGCCCGCCGCGGCCGGCGCATCATGACCGGGAACATCGGCCTGTCCCTGGCGATCATCATCGTGCTGCTGCCCCTGGCCCTGTTCGGCGTCCTCGGACTAGCCGGGGTAGTCCTGGTGCACGAGGTCGCGGAGGTCGTCGTCATCCTCAACGGCATCCGCGCCGCCCGACGCTCCGCCGCCCTCCTGACGGCATCGGCTTGA
- a CDS encoding ParB N-terminal domain-containing protein, which translates to MSTTPAGHIELERTVDSITVGRRHRHDLGDLAPLVESIRRGGLLQPITITLDGHLICGARRLAAIRELGWKTVNVWVRAGVSDRLGQLLAEQDDNLLHKPLTQLEAAALYRELKVLLAEDAARRQEATRFHAADEAGEDGAAKLAAPWNTTPGDARAQAARMVTGRASYTTFERIGRLEYLAADESQPETVRQRAAEEVERIKAGGKVYPSHLRINAELTLADLDQLAADPAQPAELRAQARAEAAAVRGAEQEAKTAEMEALAQAALARVRAAKSAGRKGKRSALSALETSEPVPFPLTVFTATWDDLAGWWLHYDPAEVGPALTEEQWVRFEQAVDGTLAFADAARAARRSRAEHIA; encoded by the coding sequence ATGAGCACCACACCGGCAGGGCACATCGAGCTGGAGCGCACCGTGGACTCCATCACGGTCGGGCGCCGGCACCGCCACGACCTTGGAGACCTCGCCCCGCTGGTCGAGTCGATCCGCCGGGGCGGCCTGTTGCAGCCCATCACGATCACCCTCGACGGGCACCTGATCTGCGGCGCCCGAAGGCTTGCCGCGATCAGAGAGCTGGGCTGGAAGACGGTCAATGTCTGGGTGCGGGCGGGGGTGTCCGACCGGCTCGGGCAGCTCCTGGCGGAGCAGGACGACAACCTCCTGCACAAGCCCCTGACCCAGTTGGAGGCCGCCGCCCTGTACCGGGAGCTGAAGGTGCTGCTGGCCGAGGACGCCGCGCGCCGTCAGGAGGCCACCCGGTTCCACGCCGCGGATGAGGCCGGGGAAGACGGTGCCGCCAAGTTGGCGGCACCGTGGAACACGACCCCCGGCGACGCGCGGGCGCAGGCCGCCCGGATGGTGACCGGCCGCGCCTCCTACACGACGTTCGAGCGCATCGGCCGCCTCGAATACCTCGCCGCCGACGAGTCCCAGCCGGAGACTGTGCGCCAGCGCGCCGCGGAGGAGGTCGAGCGGATCAAGGCCGGCGGGAAGGTCTACCCCTCGCACCTGCGGATCAACGCGGAGCTGACCCTGGCCGATCTCGACCAGCTCGCCGCCGACCCCGCCCAGCCGGCGGAGCTGCGCGCCCAGGCCCGCGCCGAGGCCGCCGCGGTGCGCGGCGCCGAGCAGGAGGCGAAGACCGCGGAGATGGAGGCGCTGGCGCAAGCCGCCCTCGCCCGCGTCAGGGCCGCGAAGAGCGCTGGGCGGAAGGGCAAGCGGTCGGCGCTGTCGGCGTTGGAGACGAGTGAGCCGGTGCCGTTCCCGCTGACGGTGTTCACCGCGACCTGGGACGACCTGGCCGGTTGGTGGCTGCACTACGACCCCGCCGAGGTCGGCCCGGCGCTCACCGAGGAGCAGTGGGTCAGGTTCGAGCAGGCGGTCGACGGCACCCTCGCGTTCGCGGACGCGGCCCGTGCCGCACGGCGCTCCCGCGCCGAGCACATCGCCTGA
- a CDS encoding arsenic resistance protein: MRTTVEWMERYQVPLYLAALALGASVGLLIPPVAHPAELAINPVLALLLYATFLGVPFSKIGQAFRDARFLATVMVVNFLVVPVVVWLLSRIVAHNQVLLVGVLFVLLTPCVDYVIVFTGIAGGAKDRLLAAAPLLMLAQMLLLPFYLWAFVGAEFVATIDLAPFIEAFGLLIVLPLAAAGLTQLAATRTRWGHRVQEAVLGAMVPLMMLTLAVVVASQIAGVGQQLGALLLAIPVYVLFAAIMVPIGAGFAKIARLDVPARRAIVFSGATRNSLVVLPLVLALPAAFDLAPLVVVTQTLVELIVMVIFVRLIPRLIPN, encoded by the coding sequence ATGCGGACGACGGTCGAGTGGATGGAGCGATACCAGGTTCCCCTCTACCTCGCCGCCCTTGCCCTCGGTGCCAGCGTCGGGCTGCTGATCCCGCCCGTCGCGCATCCGGCCGAGCTCGCGATCAACCCGGTGCTCGCGCTGCTGCTCTACGCGACCTTCCTCGGCGTCCCGTTCTCGAAGATCGGCCAGGCATTCCGCGACGCGCGATTCCTCGCCACGGTCATGGTGGTGAACTTCCTCGTCGTGCCGGTCGTGGTCTGGCTGCTGTCGCGGATCGTCGCCCACAACCAAGTGCTCCTCGTCGGGGTGCTGTTCGTGCTGCTCACGCCGTGCGTGGACTACGTCATCGTGTTCACCGGCATCGCCGGCGGTGCGAAAGACCGGCTGCTCGCGGCAGCCCCGCTGCTGATGCTCGCGCAGATGCTCCTGCTCCCGTTCTACCTCTGGGCGTTCGTCGGAGCCGAGTTCGTCGCCACCATCGACCTCGCCCCCTTCATCGAGGCGTTCGGGCTGCTCATCGTCCTGCCCCTGGCCGCTGCCGGCCTCACCCAGCTCGCCGCCACCCGCACCCGCTGGGGCCACCGCGTCCAGGAAGCCGTGCTGGGGGCGATGGTGCCGCTGATGATGCTCACCCTCGCCGTCGTCGTAGCCTCTCAGATCGCTGGGGTCGGACAGCAGCTTGGCGCCCTCCTGCTTGCCATCCCCGTCTACGTCCTGTTCGCCGCAATCATGGTCCCGATCGGCGCCGGATTCGCCAAGATCGCGCGACTGGACGTGCCCGCCCGCAGGGCGATCGTTTTCAGCGGCGCAACCCGCAACTCCCTCGTCGTCCTCCCGCTCGTCCTCGCCCTGCCTGCGGCATTCGACCTCGCCCCGCTCGTGGTGGTCACACAGACCCTCGTCGAGCTCATCGTCATGGTGATCTTCGTCCGCCTCATCCCACGCCTGATTCCCAACTGA
- the cmtR gene encoding Cd(II)/Pb(II)-sensing metalloregulatory transcriptional regulator CmtR, producing MLTVAPRVDVMNRLGRAMADPTRSRILLSLLSAPGYPAQLSRDLGLTRTNVSNHLSCLRGCGIVVATPEGRQTRYEIADPHLTRALTALMDVVLAVDDGYDCQDEHCDVPLCCGPGAQA from the coding sequence ATGCTGACTGTTGCTCCGCGGGTTGACGTGATGAACCGGCTCGGCCGGGCGATGGCTGACCCGACCCGCTCTCGCATCCTGTTGTCTCTGCTGTCCGCGCCGGGGTATCCGGCGCAGCTCTCGCGCGATCTGGGGTTGACGCGCACGAACGTGTCGAACCATCTGTCGTGCCTGCGCGGCTGCGGGATCGTCGTGGCGACCCCGGAGGGTCGGCAGACGCGGTATGAGATCGCTGACCCGCATCTGACGAGGGCGCTGACCGCGTTGATGGATGTCGTGCTCGCGGTAGACGACGGCTACGACTGCCAGGACGAGCACTGCGACGTGCCGCTGTGCTGCGGGCCGGGGGCTCAGGCGTGA
- a CDS encoding M23 family metallopeptidase, with the protein MRKLAALAVALLFFAPATVLLGVATVVNPSASAACLPGSLIVGPIPDSLTATTRDGTTITLNRAQLTHAATIITTGSQTAGVGRPGVVIALMAALTESSLRMLANTGAYPESGDYPNDGNGSDHDSLGLFQMRPAAGWGTVAELMDAAYQARAFYGGEASPNYPSPRGLLDIPGWEGMDPGEAAQAVEVSAYPDRYQNYQPVAEAILTALTRPAGSGNGGGAAPVVPETTRLVFPLPEGTWVRTSPFGWREDPTTGDRAFHSGSDFAAADGTPILAVADGLVVHAEYSGSYGGLVIIEHTVGGQRVASYYAHMWETGIHVVKGQTVTAGQHIGDVGSSGKSTGPHLHLEIRPGGQGAEAVDSDVWLTEHGAEGVAAGDTTLAACTGGDA; encoded by the coding sequence ATGAGGAAGCTCGCCGCCCTCGCCGTCGCGCTGCTGTTCTTCGCCCCCGCCACCGTCCTGCTGGGCGTGGCGACGGTGGTCAACCCGTCCGCGTCCGCTGCGTGCCTGCCCGGCTCGCTGATCGTCGGCCCGATCCCGGACTCGCTGACCGCGACCACCCGGGACGGCACCACGATCACGCTGAACCGGGCGCAGCTTACCCACGCCGCGACGATCATCACCACTGGCTCGCAGACCGCCGGGGTCGGCCGGCCCGGCGTGGTCATCGCGCTGATGGCGGCCCTCACCGAGTCGAGCCTGCGGATGCTCGCCAACACCGGCGCCTACCCCGAGTCGGGCGACTACCCGAACGACGGCAACGGATCGGATCACGACAGCCTCGGCCTGTTCCAGATGCGGCCCGCCGCCGGCTGGGGCACCGTCGCCGAGCTCATGGACGCCGCCTACCAGGCCCGCGCATTCTACGGCGGCGAGGCCAGCCCGAACTACCCGAGCCCCAGGGGGCTGCTCGACATCCCCGGCTGGGAGGGCATGGACCCTGGCGAGGCCGCCCAGGCCGTCGAGGTATCCGCCTACCCGGACAGGTATCAGAACTACCAGCCAGTCGCCGAGGCGATCCTGACCGCCCTCACCCGGCCCGCGGGCTCAGGCAACGGGGGCGGGGCGGCGCCGGTCGTGCCGGAGACTACCCGGCTCGTGTTCCCGCTCCCCGAGGGGACCTGGGTGCGCACCAGCCCGTTCGGGTGGCGCGAGGACCCGACGACCGGGGATCGGGCGTTCCACTCCGGCAGCGACTTCGCTGCTGCGGACGGCACGCCGATCCTCGCCGTCGCGGACGGCCTGGTGGTGCACGCCGAATACTCCGGCTCCTACGGCGGGCTCGTCATCATCGAGCACACGGTCGGCGGGCAGCGGGTCGCCTCGTACTACGCCCATATGTGGGAGACCGGCATCCACGTCGTCAAGGGGCAGACGGTCACCGCGGGGCAGCACATCGGCGACGTCGGCTCCTCGGGGAAGTCGACCGGCCCGCACCTGCACTTGGAAATCCGCCCCGGCGGGCAAGGCGCCGAGGCGGTCGACTCCGATGTGTGGCTCACCGAGCACGGCGCCGAAGGCGTCGCCGCCGGGGACACGACTCTCGCCGCCTGCACGGGTGGGGATGCGTGA
- a CDS encoding DUF6112 family protein encodes MIDIDPNSSGLPGIEQLRIIVGAVMTVGLILSVLALIISAIVWGFGANSSNPHLASRGKLGVLVSCGAAIICGAAVTLVNFFWGVGQAV; translated from the coding sequence GTGATCGACATCGACCCCAACTCGTCCGGCCTTCCCGGGATCGAGCAACTGCGCATCATCGTCGGCGCGGTGATGACCGTTGGCCTAATCCTCTCCGTCCTCGCCCTCATCATCTCGGCGATCGTGTGGGGCTTCGGCGCCAACTCCTCCAACCCGCACCTCGCTTCACGCGGCAAGCTCGGCGTGCTCGTGTCCTGCGGGGCGGCGATCATCTGTGGCGCCGCGGTCACCCTCGTCAACTTCTTCTGGGGCGTGGGGCAAGCGGTATGA
- a CDS encoding DUF6112 family protein encodes MDVFPDFDGVGGSAELQSIVGALLMFVLIIAVLMLIVCAIVWAVGAANGNYQAATKARTGLWVSVGAAALAGAGVAWMNFLLDLGTQL; translated from the coding sequence ATGGACGTGTTCCCCGACTTCGACGGTGTGGGCGGCTCCGCCGAGTTGCAGTCGATCGTGGGCGCGCTGCTGATGTTCGTGCTCATCATCGCCGTGCTCATGCTCATCGTCTGCGCCATCGTGTGGGCGGTCGGTGCCGCGAACGGCAACTACCAGGCCGCCACCAAGGCCCGCACCGGCCTGTGGGTGTCGGTCGGCGCCGCTGCGCTCGCCGGCGCCGGGGTCGCGTGGATGAACTTCCTGCTCGACCTCGGCACCCAGCTCTGA
- a CDS encoding SCO6880 family protein, translating into MATNTHSDYQLAPVQFSRLTKRGIMLGLSLPQLVVLGVAILTVVASLYTAGGMGLAWTSPLWAGAALLAVIPAGGRKAIEWVPILARWVSRTYLGQLVYRRRIIKPRPAGTLALPGDAAPLREWEDPETGAAMIHDPHAQTLTAILGVSHPAFVLLDPGEQQRRVSGWGRVLAAACRSGRIARIQVSERTLPDSGTGLAEWWRTHGTNDRSWAATTYAELIERAGPAGERHATTISLALDMKAAARQVRTSGGGMRGSAAVLRQEMTTLTTALRAAELTSTGWLTPGEVAVILRSAYDPAVAPALERHGTLGRDLATAGPVAVTETWERLRSDSAHHAVLWISEWPRSQVFPGFLAPLVLSNGILRTLALHYTPVRADQAARDLRKKKTELISDAAQRRKIGQVEDAGSSAELDDVLQQEADLTAGHGVLRVSGLVSVSASTVDELDAAVAAVEQAAIQASCETRRLVGQQAVAFTVAALPLCRSV; encoded by the coding sequence ATGGCGACCAACACGCACAGCGACTACCAGCTCGCGCCCGTGCAGTTCTCCCGCCTCACCAAACGGGGGATCATGCTCGGCCTGTCCCTGCCGCAGCTCGTCGTGCTCGGCGTGGCGATCCTCACCGTCGTCGCTTCCCTCTACACCGCGGGCGGCATGGGCCTGGCCTGGACCTCGCCCCTGTGGGCCGGGGCCGCCCTGCTCGCGGTGATCCCCGCTGGCGGGCGGAAGGCGATCGAGTGGGTGCCGATCCTCGCTCGCTGGGTGTCGCGGACGTATCTCGGGCAGCTCGTCTACCGGCGCCGCATCATCAAGCCTCGCCCCGCCGGGACCCTCGCTCTGCCCGGCGATGCCGCGCCGCTGCGGGAGTGGGAGGACCCTGAGACCGGGGCCGCGATGATCCACGACCCGCACGCGCAGACACTCACCGCGATCCTCGGCGTCTCCCATCCCGCGTTCGTGCTCCTCGATCCGGGCGAGCAGCAGCGCCGCGTCTCCGGCTGGGGCCGCGTCTTGGCCGCCGCGTGCCGCTCCGGGCGGATCGCGCGGATTCAGGTGTCCGAGCGGACCTTGCCGGACTCCGGCACCGGCCTCGCGGAGTGGTGGCGCACCCACGGCACCAACGACCGCTCCTGGGCCGCGACCACCTACGCCGAGCTGATCGAGCGGGCCGGCCCCGCCGGGGAACGGCACGCGACCACCATCTCGCTCGCGCTGGACATGAAGGCCGCCGCCCGGCAGGTCAGGACCTCCGGCGGCGGGATGCGCGGGTCCGCGGCGGTGCTGCGCCAGGAGATGACCACCCTGACGACCGCGCTGCGGGCGGCGGAGCTGACCTCGACCGGGTGGCTGACCCCCGGCGAGGTCGCCGTCATCCTCCGCTCGGCCTACGACCCCGCCGTCGCACCCGCCCTGGAACGCCACGGCACCCTCGGCCGAGACCTCGCCACCGCCGGCCCGGTCGCGGTCACGGAGACGTGGGAGCGGCTGCGGTCGGACTCCGCGCACCATGCGGTGCTGTGGATCAGCGAGTGGCCCCGCTCGCAGGTCTTCCCCGGCTTCCTCGCCCCGCTGGTGCTGTCCAACGGCATCCTGCGCACCCTCGCCCTGCACTACACCCCGGTTCGCGCCGACCAGGCCGCCCGGGACCTGCGGAAGAAGAAGACCGAGCTCATCTCCGACGCCGCCCAGCGCCGCAAGATCGGCCAGGTCGAGGACGCCGGATCGTCCGCCGAGCTCGATGACGTGCTCCAGCAGGAGGCCGACCTGACCGCCGGGCACGGCGTGCTGCGCGTCTCCGGCCTCGTGTCCGTCTCCGCGTCGACCGTGGATGAGCTCGACGCTGCGGTGGCCGCGGTCGAGCAGGCCGCGATCCAAGCATCTTGCGAGACGCGGCGGCTCGTCGGCCAGCAGGCGGTCGCGTTCACCGTTGCCGCGCTGCCGCTGTGCCGCTCGGTGTGA